A stretch of the Streptomyces ortus genome encodes the following:
- a CDS encoding BMP family lipoprotein: protein MRRISRRTRLSQAAVAVAVVVVAAAGCGDTSNESSGGDTESGSGSGYKGKGIGLAYDIGGRGDQSFNDAAYAGYEKARKEFKIGGNDIEPSDGESDADKVQRLTQMAKAGYNPIVGVGYIYAPAVKEVAAKYPKVTFAVIDDAQVQAKNVADMVFAEEQASYLAGVAAAKATKKDHVGFIGGVDIPLIHKFEDGFVQGVKSVDPKIEIEKRYLTEKPEDGGFSNPSMGKEAASGQVEAGADVIYHAAGLSGQGVIQEAAAQKVWAIGVDSDQYKQKALAASKEWILGSALKDVGGAVYEVTKSVVDGKPLSGEHRGDLKSGGVGFADSNPKYKEMTDVVEAVEKAKEDIVSGTVTVKTD from the coding sequence ATGCGTCGGATTTCTCGGAGAACCAGGCTTTCTCAAGCCGCTGTCGCCGTCGCGGTCGTCGTGGTGGCCGCGGCCGGCTGCGGCGACACCAGCAATGAGTCGTCGGGTGGCGACACCGAGTCCGGCTCCGGGTCCGGCTACAAGGGCAAGGGCATCGGACTCGCCTACGACATCGGCGGCCGGGGAGACCAGTCCTTCAACGACGCCGCCTACGCCGGCTACGAGAAGGCCCGCAAGGAGTTCAAGATCGGCGGGAACGACATCGAGCCGAGCGACGGCGAGTCGGACGCCGACAAGGTGCAGCGCCTGACCCAGATGGCGAAGGCGGGCTACAACCCCATCGTCGGCGTCGGCTACATCTACGCCCCGGCGGTCAAGGAGGTCGCCGCCAAGTACCCGAAGGTGACCTTCGCCGTCATCGACGACGCCCAGGTGCAGGCGAAGAACGTCGCCGACATGGTGTTCGCCGAGGAGCAGGCCTCCTACCTGGCCGGTGTCGCCGCGGCCAAGGCCACCAAGAAGGACCACGTCGGCTTCATCGGCGGGGTGGACATCCCGCTCATCCACAAGTTTGAGGACGGCTTCGTCCAGGGGGTCAAGTCGGTCGACCCGAAGATCGAGATCGAGAAGCGGTACCTCACCGAGAAGCCCGAGGACGGCGGGTTCTCCAACCCGAGCATGGGCAAGGAGGCCGCCAGCGGGCAGGTCGAGGCCGGCGCCGACGTGATCTACCACGCGGCCGGTCTTTCCGGCCAGGGCGTCATCCAGGAGGCCGCGGCGCAGAAGGTCTGGGCGATCGGGGTGGACTCGGACCAGTACAAGCAGAAGGCGCTCGCCGCGTCCAAGGAATGGATCCTGGGGTCCGCGCTCAAGGATGTCGGCGGGGCGGTGTACGAGGTCACGAAGTCCGTCGTGGACGGGAAGCCGTTGTCCGGTGAGCACCGGGGCGACCTGAAGTCGGGCGGGGTGGGCTTCGCCGACTCGAACCCGAAGTACAAGGAGATGACGGATGTCGTCGAGGCGGTGGAGAAGGCCAAGGAGGACATCGTCAGCGGCACGGTGACGGTCAAGACGGACTGA
- a CDS encoding BMP family lipoprotein — protein sequence MRRVSRIAVAGVATATLTAALAACGGTSNDAADSGDGKSKGIALAYDVGGKGDQSFNDAATAGMEKAAAEFKYGSKAVEPTDGESDADKVQRLQTLAKAGYNPVVGVGYAYAPAVAEVAEKFPKTTFGIVDDETIDKKNVADMVFHEEQSSYLAGVTAALTTKSKTVGFVGGVDIPLIHKFEAGYKQGVADTNPKVKVVSQFLTEKAEDGGFASPDKGKTAAEGQIEDGADVVYHAAGLSGQGVIEAASAAKVWAIGVDSDQYSQDALKAYKQYILTSATKDVAGAVYNLAKSVQDGKPETGVVRASLKTGGVGLADSNPDFKDNAKLQAALKKASEGINDGTIKVKTS from the coding sequence ATGCGCCGGGTGTCCCGAATCGCTGTCGCGGGCGTTGCGACCGCTACCCTCACCGCCGCCCTCGCTGCTTGCGGCGGCACGTCCAACGACGCCGCTGACAGCGGCGACGGCAAGAGCAAGGGCATCGCCCTCGCGTACGACGTCGGCGGCAAGGGCGACCAGTCCTTCAACGACGCCGCGACCGCCGGAATGGAGAAGGCCGCCGCGGAGTTCAAGTACGGCTCCAAGGCCGTCGAGCCCACCGACGGCGAGTCGGACGCCGACAAGGTGCAGCGCCTCCAGACGCTGGCCAAGGCCGGCTACAACCCGGTCGTCGGCGTGGGCTACGCCTACGCGCCGGCCGTCGCCGAGGTCGCCGAGAAGTTCCCGAAGACCACGTTCGGCATTGTCGACGACGAGACGATCGACAAGAAGAACGTCGCCGACATGGTCTTCCACGAGGAGCAGTCCTCGTACCTCGCGGGCGTCACCGCGGCCCTCACCACCAAGTCCAAGACCGTCGGCTTCGTCGGCGGCGTGGACATCCCGCTGATCCACAAGTTCGAGGCGGGCTACAAGCAGGGCGTCGCGGACACGAACCCGAAGGTCAAGGTCGTCTCGCAGTTCCTCACCGAGAAGGCCGAGGACGGCGGCTTCGCCAGCCCCGACAAGGGCAAGACCGCCGCCGAGGGCCAGATCGAGGACGGCGCCGACGTGGTCTACCACGCCGCGGGCCTCTCCGGTCAGGGTGTCATCGAGGCGGCCTCCGCCGCCAAGGTGTGGGCGATCGGCGTCGACTCCGACCAGTACAGCCAGGACGCCCTCAAGGCGTACAAGCAGTACATCCTCACCTCGGCCACCAAGGACGTCGCGGGCGCGGTCTACAACCTCGCCAAGTCGGTCCAGGACGGCAAGCCCGAGACGGGTGTCGTGCGCGCCTCCCTGAAGACCGGCGGTGTGGGCCTCGCGGACTCGAACCCCGACTTCAAGGACAACGCCAAGCTGCAGGCGGCCCTGAAGAAGGCCTCCGAGGGCATCAACGACGGCACCATCAAGGTCAAGACCTCCTAA